A section of the Lusitaniella coriacea LEGE 07157 genome encodes:
- a CDS encoding NYN domain-containing protein → MRFDTAIFYDIENLLGGYNFSEDIMRNLSLKEILNKIRQTGIVEEIAVQRAYANWSDPRLKKMRKEINELGIEPIQVFGFSNHKKNAADIQLAVEAVDIAYIRPALKKFVIVSGDGGFASLAKKLHEFGKTVIGCAYDDATNNVFRSVCDVFVEIHGFEEDNTFNITNPQAKELARSIEPLEINSTEEFIDRSKNIIRWFESDPNARKNLKNTGISLSTIKEAFTYGIINFEGQHRKLGFNKFIEFLQYICADTKLCIFSHKSEAKLGLIDNPLPGFTALPNLELRKIHSIENYLSILATGKPYLRTPDNIQEMRAVTSCLAEIDLKEGNLGDFIETIKFRLNETISSESIKLSLLSFIAVGIFEQQPETAKLSEQTLRLKDEFNSSEAFISTFKKAAIQKIETFLDEKAQSELIEQIFEAPQQS, encoded by the coding sequence ATGCGATTTGATACGGCAATTTTTTACGATATTGAAAATTTGCTGGGAGGTTATAACTTCTCAGAAGATATTATGAGAAACCTCTCCCTTAAAGAAATTCTCAATAAAATCCGGCAAACGGGTATTGTTGAAGAAATTGCCGTTCAGCGTGCCTATGCGAATTGGAGCGATCCTCGCCTCAAAAAAATGAGAAAGGAAATTAATGAGTTGGGAATAGAGCCTATACAAGTCTTTGGTTTTTCTAACCACAAAAAAAATGCTGCTGATATACAACTTGCCGTTGAAGCGGTTGATATTGCTTATATTAGACCTGCGCTCAAGAAGTTTGTCATTGTTTCTGGGGATGGCGGTTTTGCCTCTCTTGCAAAAAAGCTACACGAGTTTGGAAAAACCGTCATTGGTTGTGCTTATGATGATGCAACAAATAACGTTTTTCGCTCGGTTTGCGATGTTTTTGTCGAAATTCACGGGTTTGAAGAAGATAATACTTTTAATATTACCAACCCCCAAGCAAAAGAATTAGCAAGGTCGATCGAACCCTTAGAAATCAACAGCACAGAAGAATTTATCGATCGCAGTAAAAACATTATTCGGTGGTTTGAAAGCGACCCCAATGCTCGCAAAAATCTAAAAAATACTGGCATTTCTCTCTCTACAATTAAAGAAGCTTTTACCTATGGCATCATCAACTTTGAAGGTCAGCATCGAAAATTGGGCTTCAATAAATTTATTGAATTCTTGCAATATATTTGTGCAGATACAAAGCTCTGTATATTTAGCCATAAATCCGAAGCGAAATTGGGCTTAATCGACAACCCCTTACCCGGATTCACGGCATTACCCAATCTTGAATTAAGAAAAATTCATTCGATTGAAAACTATTTGTCCATCTTGGCAACGGGGAAACCTTACCTCAGAACGCCCGATAATATCCAAGAAATGCGTGCCGTTACTTCCTGTCTCGCAGAAATCGATCTAAAAGAAGGTAATTTAGGCGACTTTATCGAGACGATTAAATTTCGACTGAATGAAACAATCAGTAGCGAATCCATTAAACTTTCCTTACTTTCCTTTATTGCTGTCGGAATTTTTGAGCAACAGCCCGAAACAGCGAAGTTATCAGAACAAACTTTACGCCTTAAGGATGAATTCAATTCTTCTGAGGCATTTATCTCGACTTTTAAAAAGGCGGCAATCCAGAAAATAGAAACTTTTTTAGATGAAAAAGCACAGTCTGAATTAATCGAACAAATTTTTGAAGCGCCCCAGCAAAGTTGA
- a CDS encoding amidase, with translation MNSIDLAFTSALQQSQLIRDRAISPLELTELYLERIQRLDPQVNSFFHVAAETARHDAQAKTEQLAQTADTSQLPPFFGVPTAIKDLNAVEKMPFSYGVVAQKANIATYDDGVVARMKQAGFILLGKTATSELGSMPFTEAPGFPPTRNPWNLDYTPGGSSGGAAAAIAAGFCSVAQGSDAGGSIRGPAFCCGLVGLKPSRGRISHAPGGDVSGIATNGPLGRTVADVAALLDVMSGYVTGDPYWLPNPETLFLEAMRQPLPQLRVAVSMEAPPIGMATEICQQPIRKVVGQLEAMGHVLEPGCPDFGALVEPFIQVWQAGVAAAGVPPQILSPINCWIAAQVKTTAEYIQAVRQLQFVSRQIVGFFENYDVLLLPVYLHPVIRVGEWADLSSEETFEKVIQWVAPCPPFNASGLPAISIPVGFDPNGLPLGVQLVGKPASEAKLLALAAQIEAANPWSQNRPAIANS, from the coding sequence ATGAATTCGATTGACCTTGCGTTTACCTCTGCCCTTCAACAATCTCAGTTAATCCGCGATCGCGCGATCTCCCCCTTAGAACTCACAGAACTCTATCTAGAACGCATTCAGCGCCTCGATCCGCAAGTCAATAGTTTTTTCCACGTTGCCGCAGAAACCGCAAGGCACGATGCCCAAGCCAAAACCGAACAACTCGCTCAAACCGCCGACACATCGCAATTGCCCCCTTTCTTCGGCGTTCCCACAGCCATTAAAGATTTGAATGCAGTCGAAAAAATGCCCTTTAGCTATGGCGTTGTCGCGCAAAAAGCCAATATTGCCACCTACGATGATGGTGTTGTGGCGCGCATGAAACAGGCGGGATTTATCCTTCTGGGCAAAACCGCTACCTCAGAATTGGGTTCAATGCCCTTCACCGAAGCCCCAGGCTTTCCTCCCACGCGCAATCCCTGGAATCTCGATTACACTCCCGGCGGTTCCAGTGGTGGCGCGGCTGCCGCCATTGCAGCCGGGTTCTGTTCCGTGGCGCAGGGTTCCGATGCGGGGGGATCGATTCGGGGACCCGCATTTTGTTGTGGATTGGTGGGGTTGAAACCCTCGCGAGGACGCATTTCCCATGCCCCTGGTGGCGACGTGAGCGGAATTGCAACCAATGGTCCCTTGGGACGTACTGTTGCGGATGTGGCGGCGCTTTTGGATGTGATGTCGGGTTATGTAACGGGCGATCCCTACTGGCTGCCCAATCCCGAAACTTTATTCCTTGAAGCCATGCGCCAACCCTTACCCCAGTTGCGCGTTGCGGTTTCGATGGAAGCGCCGCCGATTGGGATGGCAACGGAAATTTGCCAGCAGCCGATTCGGAAAGTGGTGGGACAACTCGAAGCAATGGGTCATGTTCTCGAACCCGGTTGTCCGGATTTTGGGGCATTAGTCGAACCCTTTATACAAGTGTGGCAGGCGGGGGTTGCGGCTGCGGGAGTTCCGCCTCAAATCCTGAGTCCGATTAATTGTTGGATTGCCGCCCAAGTCAAAACAACGGCCGAATACATACAGGCTGTGCGGCAGCTACAATTCGTTTCGCGGCAAATTGTGGGATTTTTTGAGAATTATGATGTTTTGCTCCTTCCGGTTTATCTGCACCCGGTGATTCGCGTAGGGGAGTGGGCGGATTTATCTTCGGAGGAAACTTTTGAGAAGGTGATTCAATGGGTTGCCCCTTGTCCGCCGTTTAATGCATCGGGATTGCCAGCGATTTCGATTCCTGTGGGTTTCGATCCCAATGGGTTGCCTCTTGGGGTTCAATTGGTGGGCAAACCGGCTTCAGAAGCCAAGTTGCTGGCGCTGGCGGCGCAAATTGAAGCGGCAAATCCCTGGAGTCAAAATCGTCCCGCGATCGCGAATTCCTAA
- the nblB gene encoding phycobilisome degradation protein NblB: MSVTLESVGQLLNSEDYGDRLTGLNQLRQIDPASAFQLIQPLITDPHARVRYAAVSQMDTLGQQDLKVSLELLRDRIKTDKEVDVRAAAADAIAGLKLTEAFDDLKELYQETDDWLIHTSILAALGEMGDPRGFEPLAEALNSDNSLLQTVAIGALGELGDDRAVPLLISFVSNEDWQIRYRLAQALSRLGGSQARMTLERLAMDEVEIIAQAAKEGLNTSA; encoded by the coding sequence ATGAGCGTTACTCTCGAATCCGTCGGACAACTCCTTAATTCAGAAGATTACGGCGATCGCCTCACGGGGCTGAACCAATTGCGTCAAATCGATCCGGCAAGTGCCTTTCAACTGATCCAACCCTTGATTACCGATCCTCACGCGCGGGTGCGCTATGCGGCAGTGAGTCAAATGGATACTCTCGGTCAGCAGGATTTAAAAGTATCCTTAGAACTGTTGCGCGATCGGATTAAAACCGACAAAGAAGTCGATGTTCGCGCGGCTGCGGCTGACGCGATCGCGGGACTCAAACTTACCGAAGCCTTTGACGACTTAAAAGAGCTATATCAAGAAACCGACGATTGGTTAATCCATACAAGCATTCTCGCAGCCCTCGGCGAGATGGGCGATCCGCGAGGCTTCGAGCCTCTAGCAGAAGCGTTAAATTCGGATAATTCGTTACTCCAAACCGTTGCCATTGGCGCATTAGGCGAACTCGGAGACGATCGCGCGGTTCCTCTGTTAATCTCTTTTGTCAGCAATGAAGATTGGCAAATTCGCTACCGTCTCGCCCAAGCCTTAAGCCGTTTGGGGGGGTCTCAAGCTCGAATGACCCTCGAACGATTGGCAATGGATGAAGTTGAAATAATCGCTCAAGCGGCGAAGGAAGGTTTAAATACGTCCGCTTGA
- a CDS encoding MoaD/ThiS family protein, protein MIAITVKLFAAYQEAYNLPELNLEVPLHTPVSEVLNRILREHPELEQWRNLTRFGVNLQFVEPDTILQNGDEVALIPPVSGG, encoded by the coding sequence ATGATTGCGATTACTGTCAAACTCTTCGCGGCTTACCAAGAAGCCTATAACTTACCAGAACTGAACTTAGAAGTTCCTCTTCATACTCCCGTCTCGGAAGTGTTAAATCGTATTCTTCGCGAGCATCCAGAACTCGAACAATGGCGCAACCTAACGCGCTTTGGCGTGAATCTTCAATTTGTCGAGCCAGATACAATCCTTCAGAATGGCGATGAGGTAGCGCTCATTCCCCCGGTGAGTGGCGGTTGA
- a CDS encoding ABC transporter ATP-binding protein — translation MPIIEVENLSKTYPVAIKEAGLKGTLNHFFRRQYRYVKAVQNVSFQIEAGEMVGFLGPNGAGKTTTLKMLAGLIHPSGGSVSVASYIPFRRQPKFLQKISLVMGQKQQLLWDLPAMDSLRINAAVYKIPDKEFKRRLGELTELLSLEDKLKQPVRKLSLGERMKAELLAALLHQPQVLFLDEPTLGLDVNAQVAVREFLKLYNQHYQATILLTSHYMADITALCDRVLIIHQGQLMYDGNLDKLLEQFAPCSEIRVEFAQVLPPEQLADYGEIEAIEGRKARFLVPREELTKTVSRILAQTEVVDLSITDPPIEETIGRLFNAGVVEEK, via the coding sequence GTGCCAATCATTGAGGTTGAGAATCTAAGCAAAACCTATCCCGTCGCCATCAAAGAAGCGGGACTCAAAGGAACATTGAATCACTTTTTCCGCCGCCAGTATCGCTACGTCAAAGCAGTGCAGAATGTTTCCTTTCAAATTGAAGCCGGGGAAATGGTCGGGTTCCTCGGACCCAACGGCGCAGGAAAAACCACCACCCTAAAAATGCTCGCCGGACTCATTCACCCCTCTGGGGGTAGCGTCAGCGTCGCCAGCTATATCCCCTTTCGCCGCCAACCAAAATTTTTACAAAAAATCAGCTTGGTGATGGGACAAAAGCAGCAACTCCTCTGGGACTTACCCGCAATGGATTCTCTGCGCATCAACGCAGCCGTCTACAAAATTCCCGACAAAGAATTTAAGCGGCGATTGGGAGAACTCACAGAATTACTTTCCCTAGAAGACAAACTCAAACAACCCGTGCGCAAACTCTCCCTCGGCGAACGCATGAAAGCCGAATTATTAGCCGCACTTCTACACCAACCCCAAGTTCTCTTTCTCGACGAACCCACCCTCGGACTCGATGTCAACGCGCAAGTTGCAGTACGGGAATTTTTAAAACTCTACAATCAGCACTATCAAGCCACAATCCTACTCACCAGCCACTACATGGCAGATATTACCGCCCTGTGCGATCGCGTCCTTATCATTCACCAAGGACAATTAATGTACGATGGTAACCTCGACAAACTCCTCGAACAATTTGCACCTTGCAGCGAAATTCGCGTCGAATTTGCCCAAGTTCTTCCTCCCGAACAACTCGCAGACTACGGCGAAATTGAAGCCATTGAAGGTCGAAAAGCCCGTTTCCTCGTGCCACGAGAGGAACTAACCAAAACAGTTTCTCGCATCTTAGCTCAAACCGAAGTCGTCGATCTCAGCATCACAGACCCCCCAATTGAAGAAACCATTGGTCGCTTATTCAACGCAGGAGTAGTTGAAGAAAAATAA
- a CDS encoding Uma2 family endonuclease, translated as MTATAPIAQPNKIFYPSEDGTPVAETYDHLYAILATLDVLTQYLNGRQATVLANQFLYYSQGFPSLRVAPDVMVIFDVAPGGRDNYKIWEEGQVPSVIFEMTSKDTQDRDKTFKKTLYEQLGVREYWLFDPKGEWIAQKLQGYRLQGKTYQPITMLYSEPLQLQLEIEGKRIGFYREDTGEKLLVSEELVRVLNQETQAKVEAQQEAEQERQRAEQERQRAEQERQRAEQERQRAEQAEQRAAQLLEQLRALGVEPDA; from the coding sequence ATGACTGCAACTGCTCCCATCGCCCAACCCAATAAAATCTTCTATCCCAGCGAGGATGGTACGCCCGTGGCTGAAACATACGACCATCTCTACGCTATACTGGCGACCTTAGACGTTCTCACGCAATATCTAAACGGTCGTCAGGCAACGGTTTTGGCAAATCAGTTTCTCTATTACTCCCAAGGATTCCCATCCCTACGTGTCGCACCTGATGTGATGGTTATCTTTGATGTTGCGCCGGGGGGACGGGACAATTACAAAATCTGGGAGGAAGGGCAAGTCCCATCGGTCATTTTTGAGATGACTTCTAAGGACACTCAGGATCGGGATAAAACCTTTAAAAAAACCCTTTACGAACAGTTAGGCGTTCGGGAATACTGGCTGTTCGACCCCAAAGGGGAATGGATCGCACAAAAATTGCAGGGCTATCGCTTGCAGGGGAAAACCTACCAACCCATTACAATGTTGTACAGCGAACCCTTGCAACTGCAATTGGAAATTGAGGGCAAACGGATTGGTTTTTACCGGGAGGATACGGGGGAAAAGTTACTGGTTTCCGAGGAATTAGTTCGGGTTCTCAACCAAGAAACTCAGGCGAAAGTTGAGGCGCAACAAGAAGCCGAACAAGAGCGCCAACGGGCAGAACAGGAGCGCCAACGAGCCGAACAAGAGCGCCAACGGGCAGAACAAGAGCGCCAACGGGCAGAACAAGCCGAACAACGTGCTGCCCAGCTTTTGGAGCAGTTACGGGCGTTGGGGGTGGAACCGGATGCGTAA
- a CDS encoding ABC transporter permease, with protein sequence MQWILKQTTTLLSVYYAFMVEYRAELFFWVLSNSLPIIFMGVWVQASQGGSFGLSPLDFVRYFIAVFLVRQFTIVWVIWDVEKEVLEGRLSFRLLQPIDPVWHHVAGHLAERLARLPFVIALVGLFFLLYPESFWVPSLGQMGLTLIATALAFSLRFLMQYTYAMFAFWTERATAIEQFSLLFYLFLSGMIAPLNVFPPFVREIALWTPFPYMIHFPASILMGLEVNLLRSFCTIFGWGAIFFVLNRWLWRRGLKQYSGMGA encoded by the coding sequence ATGCAGTGGATTTTAAAACAAACGACAACCCTACTCTCAGTTTATTACGCCTTCATGGTGGAATATCGAGCAGAATTATTTTTTTGGGTACTCTCTAACTCGCTTCCTATTATTTTTATGGGAGTTTGGGTACAAGCCTCACAGGGAGGAAGCTTTGGCTTAAGTCCCCTCGACTTTGTTCGCTACTTCATCGCTGTCTTTCTCGTTCGGCAATTTACCATTGTCTGGGTCATTTGGGATGTCGAAAAAGAGGTACTCGAAGGACGACTTTCCTTTCGCCTGCTGCAACCCATCGACCCCGTATGGCATCATGTCGCAGGACACCTTGCCGAACGCCTTGCTCGTCTCCCGTTCGTCATTGCATTAGTGGGTTTATTTTTCCTGCTGTATCCTGAATCTTTTTGGGTTCCCAGCCTGGGACAAATGGGACTCACCTTAATCGCAACCGCCTTAGCCTTTTCCCTGCGCTTCCTGATGCAATACACCTACGCCATGTTTGCCTTTTGGACGGAACGCGCCACTGCTATCGAGCAATTTTCCTTACTCTTCTACCTCTTTTTGTCCGGAATGATTGCTCCTCTCAACGTTTTCCCCCCATTTGTAAGAGAAATAGCCCTTTGGACTCCCTTTCCCTATATGATTCACTTCCCTGCTTCCATTTTAATGGGATTAGAGGTGAATTTGCTCCGTAGCTTTTGTACGATCTTCGGGTGGGGAGCGATCTTTTTCGTGTTAAACCGATGGTTGTGGCGACGCGGTTTGAAACAATATTCGGGGATGGGTGCATAA
- a CDS encoding CBS domain-containing protein gives MSKTVAEIMTPNPVTVKPQTPLQEAIQILAEKRISGLPVVDDAGALIGVISESDLMWQETGADPPPYVMFLDSVIYLKNPARYEKELHKALGQTVGEVMSDEPITVNTDCNLREAARLMHEKNVRRLPVVDSDKQVVGILTQGDIIRSMAS, from the coding sequence ATGTCTAAGACTGTTGCTGAGATCATGACCCCCAATCCCGTCACGGTGAAACCCCAAACGCCGTTACAAGAAGCAATTCAAATTTTGGCGGAGAAGCGGATTAGCGGTTTGCCCGTTGTTGATGATGCAGGCGCGCTAATTGGGGTGATTTCCGAGTCCGATTTGATGTGGCAGGAAACGGGAGCCGATCCCCCGCCCTACGTGATGTTTCTTGATAGCGTCATTTATTTGAAAAACCCCGCTCGCTACGAAAAGGAACTGCACAAAGCCTTGGGTCAAACCGTAGGCGAGGTGATGAGCGATGAGCCAATTACCGTTAACACCGATTGCAACCTACGGGAGGCGGCACGATTAATGCACGAAAAAAACGTGCGCCGTTTACCGGTCGTAGACAGCGACAAGCAAGTGGTGGGAATTCTCACTCAAGGCGACATCATTCGCTCAATGGCTTCCTAA
- a CDS encoding photosystem II protein, Psb35-related: MTPILILTGLFIAGFGAATILGTQAYFRGEQTKPIHERNWNSESFEEIAQSVTGKETDYSKRIPAYALDAYSGNTIASR, encoded by the coding sequence ATGACACCTATCTTAATTCTCACAGGACTCTTCATCGCTGGTTTTGGTGCAGCTACCATCCTAGGAACTCAAGCCTACTTCCGAGGCGAACAAACCAAACCCATCCACGAACGGAATTGGAATTCCGAATCTTTTGAGGAAATCGCTCAATCTGTCACCGGGAAAGAAACTGATTACAGCAAACGTATCCCAGCATACGCATTGGATGCCTATTCTGGAAACACTATAGCCAGTCGCTAA
- a CDS encoding ParB N-terminal domain-containing protein, which produces MVAIKEIPLAQIRRPLPRQTDPEKVKQLMESIAKEGLREPIDVLEVEGQYYGFSGCHRYEAHQRLGKATIKCRVRRAPLGVLQRHLA; this is translated from the coding sequence ATGGTTGCAATCAAAGAAATTCCCCTCGCACAAATTCGCCGTCCCCTCCCGCGACAAACCGATCCTGAAAAAGTCAAACAGTTGATGGAATCCATCGCAAAAGAAGGACTCAGAGAACCTATCGATGTTTTGGAAGTGGAGGGGCAATATTACGGCTTCTCTGGCTGTCATCGCTACGAAGCCCATCAGCGCTTGGGCAAAGCAACTATCAAGTGTAGAGTTCGCCGCGCCCCTCTTGGGGTTTTGCAACGGCATCTTGCTTGA
- a CDS encoding metal-binding protein produces the protein MPSGRTHDRITLWSFPWIVGLSFFMTRNGELTLIVASAFLFSGLMFGPDLDIYSVQYKRWGMLRWVWLPYQKALRHRSRLSHGFVIGTTLRLIYLTIALGIFGGVVAGVAQLLGWIAWDWSVVGEEGVQWVSTHRWGAIALWVGLELGAMSHAIADSVNSTYKQIKKKGLKTVLYEPKKKKRRRSPKRKR, from the coding sequence ATGCCCTCTGGTCGCACCCACGATCGCATCACTCTTTGGAGTTTTCCTTGGATTGTCGGACTGAGTTTCTTTATGACTCGCAATGGCGAATTAACGCTAATTGTGGCGAGTGCCTTCTTGTTTAGCGGGCTGATGTTTGGTCCCGATTTAGATATTTACTCAGTGCAGTATAAGCGCTGGGGGATGTTGCGCTGGGTTTGGTTGCCCTACCAAAAGGCGCTGCGCCATCGCTCTCGATTGTCCCACGGCTTTGTTATCGGCACGACTTTGAGATTGATTTATTTGACGATCGCGCTCGGCATTTTTGGGGGCGTTGTCGCGGGGGTGGCGCAACTGTTGGGATGGATTGCTTGGGATTGGTCTGTGGTGGGGGAGGAAGGGGTGCAGTGGGTGTCAACACATCGTTGGGGCGCGATCGCGCTCTGGGTGGGTTTAGAATTGGGAGCAATGAGTCACGCGATCGCGGACTCGGTGAATTCAACCTACAAGCAAATTAAAAAAAAGGGTTTGAAAACCGTTCTGTACGAACCGAAGAAGAAAAAGCGACGACGATCTCCCAAACGAAAGCGCTAA
- a CDS encoding ABC transporter substrate-binding protein, with the protein MRKWLRGCAAAFLSLTLLFCSGCQVSPKPDSNIIHLTLWHGINPPPNRDVFQELVDRFNQTHQTIEVEPLYVGQADRQLPKILTAVIGNASPDIFWFPPMLTGQLRELGAIQPLDEWWENLPVKSEVDPAMLETMQLDGQIWSVPMATNNAGVFYRPSLFAAAGIEELPKTWEELRQAARQLTQDTDGDGKPDRYGMFLSLGKSEWVVFTWLPFMYSAGGEWVKDGQPNLDNEGAIAALQFWSDLIEDGSAILSPPERGYEQDDFISGRVAMQITGPWTLGFLPQTAVKDDYGVIPIPQDEQPAAVLGGENLFVMKTTPQREAASREFLAYVLSKEFQTQWALGTGYLPVNVKAQQSEEYQAYIAEHPVLKVFLEQMQWARSRPLIPGYARLSDHLGRAIEATLLGESPQKALKKAQNRLIPIWESLRSS; encoded by the coding sequence ATGCGTAAATGGCTGCGGGGGTGCGCAGCCGCGTTCCTCAGTTTGACTTTATTATTTTGTAGTGGCTGTCAAGTCTCGCCAAAACCCGACTCCAATATTATCCACCTCACCCTATGGCACGGGATCAATCCTCCCCCCAATCGAGATGTATTTCAGGAATTGGTGGATCGCTTCAATCAAACCCATCAAACAATTGAGGTAGAACCTTTATATGTGGGTCAAGCGGATCGACAACTCCCAAAAATTTTAACGGCGGTGATTGGCAACGCTTCGCCGGATATCTTTTGGTTCCCACCGATGTTGACGGGACAATTGAGGGAATTGGGAGCGATTCAACCGTTGGATGAGTGGTGGGAAAATTTACCCGTGAAGTCGGAAGTCGATCCGGCAATGTTGGAAACGATGCAACTCGACGGACAGATTTGGTCGGTTCCAATGGCGACGAATAATGCTGGGGTGTTTTATCGTCCCAGTTTGTTTGCGGCGGCGGGGATTGAGGAATTGCCAAAAACTTGGGAGGAATTGCGCCAAGCGGCGCGCCAACTGACCCAGGATACCGATGGAGACGGCAAACCCGATCGCTACGGGATGTTCCTTTCCTTGGGGAAAAGCGAGTGGGTGGTGTTTACCTGGTTGCCCTTTATGTACAGTGCGGGGGGCGAGTGGGTGAAGGACGGACAGCCCAATTTGGATAATGAGGGCGCGATCGCGGCGCTACAATTTTGGTCGGATTTAATTGAAGATGGTTCGGCGATTCTCTCTCCCCCAGAACGGGGTTACGAACAAGACGATTTTATTAGCGGCAGAGTGGCAATGCAAATCACGGGACCCTGGACGCTGGGATTTCTGCCGCAAACCGCAGTAAAGGACGATTACGGGGTCATTCCGATTCCCCAGGACGAACAACCCGCCGCCGTTTTGGGGGGTGAAAATTTATTTGTGATGAAAACAACGCCCCAACGAGAAGCTGCTTCGCGGGAGTTTCTCGCCTACGTTTTGAGCAAAGAATTTCAGACCCAGTGGGCGCTGGGAACCGGGTATTTGCCCGTAAATGTTAAAGCGCAACAAAGTGAGGAATATCAAGCTTATATCGCAGAGCATCCCGTTCTGAAGGTATTTTTAGAGCAGATGCAATGGGCGCGATCGCGTCCTCTCATTCCGGGTTACGCTCGTCTCTCCGATCATCTGGGTCGCGCGATCGAAGCTACGCTATTGGGTGAATCTCCCCAAAAAGCCCTGAAAAAAGCCCAAAACCGCCTAATTCCCATTTGGGAAAGTCTGCGCAGTTCCTAG